The stretch of DNA GATGGAGTCGTGGTGGGAAATCTGTCGGCAAGTTGGCAATGATGGGCTGAGAGAACGCCAAGATGGGGTCAAATCCCGAAAATCCCCTGTCAACGCCTGTCGCCAAATTGTACGAACATGTAACCAAATCTCGAAAAGACTTTTTCTGGAAGTGGGCTCACTATTTGTGCAACCAAGCTGACAGCATTCTTGCCGAGGCGTTGAATTTGAAAGCGCTGGGGCGAGGTCAGTTAGCGAGATTTGGTCTCGATGCAGCTTGGGGCGAGTTTCTATGCTTCGGCGTAGCTCAGCACAAGTCCATTTTGTCTTGGGTCTGTTTCAAGCGTGGTAAATATGAAGCCTGCAGTAGAGGCCAAACAGACCAGTCAAATTTGTCCCCATTGTGGTGTCCATACGGGGAAAAAGCCGCTTTCTCAAAGACTCATTCCTGCCCCCACTGCAGCTATAAAATCCATCGAGATGTGGCAGCAGCACAAGTGGTTTGGAATCGAGGTGTCGCAAGTATGTCCACCACAAGGCGGAAAAATGCTCGTTGAGGGGAATGTTGCCGGGGATGGACGAGTTCATAGCGAATCTCTTCACAGGCACATCCAATGAAGCGAGAATCTCACAAATAGAATTCGTGAGAGTTTCAAAGAAACTACTGGTTTGTCCGGTTCTTTGCTGTTGCATAAATAAAAAAAGGAGTTATGTCATGTTAGAAAAAACTGTCAATGTGACCTGGTTTGGGGTCAATGCCAAAGTGGAGGAAATCTTGCAGACTTATCCGGAATACCCTTATCGGGATGTTTTTGCCAATCCGCGTTTGCGCGATCGCTTGGTTGCGTATGTCCTTAGCTACATTCCCAATCGCCACATTACCACGGAAAACCCGCAAAAATTGGCGGTGCAATACCATTGCCTGTTCTCGCCGGAAGAGCAAAAATACGTGGAAACCCTGATTCGTCGCGGTATTTCCTATCTGTTGCGTACCCACGAAGATTGGATCGAACGGTACGCCCCCGAACCCGAACCAGATGCAAGCTACGTTCCGTCTCATTGGTTTGGCTGATTTGGATGGTGTGAGGATTTGTTGTCTTCCCAGAACGATTTTTTTCATAATTTGCCCTGTATTGGTTTGGTTCTCGACACTGCGGGAACCATTCGAGCAGCGAATGCTTACGCATGCGATCGCTTGGGCTATGCCGATACGGCGGATTTGGTGGGCTGCTCGATTTTTTCTTTGGTGGCGGCTGGCGATCGCGATCGATGGGCGGCCAGTTTGCCACTGTCACCGGTGGAAGGGAGAACCAATGTGGTCGATTTGGACGGCGAAGTGCAGGTTCTCGCATCCGATGGCAGAAGTTTTTGGGCAAAAACCCGATGTCGTTGGATAACCAATTGCGATCGCAGCGACCAGCTTTTGCTGGTTTGGGAAGAAATTGCCAAATGCGATCTTAAAATCAGCCAAAAATGTCAAAATATTCGCGAAATCGCCGATGTTCTGCCAGTTTGCATTAGTTATGTTGACACCCAACAGAGATATATTTATACCAATCAAACCTACGAACGCTGGTTTCACCTTTCCTGCGAAGAAATTCAAGGTCGGCATCTGCGGGATGTCATTGGCGCCACCGCCTACGAACAAGTCCGCCAATATGTAGAACGAGTTCTAGCAGGGGAAGAAGTCACCTACGAGGACCAGATTGCTTATTTTCCTGGAGGGGAACGGCAAATTCGGGGAATTCTGATTCCCGACTGGGGAGATAGCGATCGCGTGCAAGGGTACTATGCCTTAATTGAAGATATTACTTCCCAAAAGCAAGCACAGGTACACCTCCAACAAAGCCAGCAGCTATTCCAAAAAATTGCCGATACCTCCCCAGATATGATTTATATCTTCGATTTGCCCACCGGTTGCACAATTTACGCCAACCAGCAGATCGAGGGAATTTTGGGATATTCCGCCGATCGGGTATACGAACTGGGCATCCAGTTTTTCCCAGAAAACATGCATCCAGGCGATCGCCATAACTGGCAGGCGTACCGCGATCGCTTTTCGCAAGTAGCGGATGGGGAAGTGGTGGAAAGAGAATTTCGACTGCAAACCATCACCGGTCAAACCCGTTGGTTGCGATCGCGGGAAGTTATTTTGCAGCGCCAACGGCAAGGGGAACCCCGGCAAATTTTAGGCATTGCCCAAAATATCACCGTACACAAACTGGTAGAAATCCAGTTAAATCAGCTTGCCGACAGCGAAGCCCGGCTGCATACAATTTTAAACAACACTTCCGATGGCATCGTCATCGTGGACCAGCAACGCAAAATTCGCTTTCTCAATCCCGCCGCCCAGCAATTGTTTCATTTCTCCCGGGAGGAGCTTTGGGATTGGGAACTCGGGTTGCCCAACGGGGATACGGTGGTGGAACTGGAAATCCCCCTACCTGGCGATAACCTTGGGGAAAACAAAGTACGCATTAGCGAGGTCAAAATTGCCCAGTCTTCCTGGAGTGGCGAACCGGCGTACATTCTTTCCCTGCGGGATATTACCGAACGTCGCCAAGCAGAGGCTGCCCTACAGGAGAGCGAAGAACGGTTTCGGCAGCTGGCGGAACACATTGAGGGGGTTTTCTGGCTGTTTTCTTGCCGGCAGGGGGAGTTTCTGTATATCAGTCCGGCTTTCGAGAAAGTTTGGCAGCGATCGCAACAGAGTATATACGCCAATGCCCAACTTTGGGAAAACACCATTCATTCCAGCGATCGCCAGATTTGGGATAGTATTTGGCGCAAAAACTACCAGGGAAAGGCTAGCAGCTGCGAATATCGGATTGTGCGTCCTAACGGAGAAATTCGCTGGATATTGACCCGAAGTTTTCCAGTTTTTGACCAGCAAGGTCAGGTGTATCGCATTGCTGGGGTCAGCGAAGACATTAGCGATCGCAAGCAAGCCGAAGAACAATTTCGAGAAAACCAAAGGCAGCTTATCCTCAGCGAACAGCGCTACCGCTTAGTTTCCGAACTCACATCCGACTATAGCTATGCCATCCGTCTGTGGGATGATGGCACAATAGCCTTGGAATGGATTACCAATGCCTTTGCCCGCATTACCGGTTACACGCCCACGACCTTTTCCCACGTCAATAAATTTTTGCTCGTCATCCATCCAGAAGACCGCGCGATCGTGCGCCAGCGCTTGCAAATTTTGCGATCGGGTCAATCGGATATCAGCGAATATCGCATCATTGCCAAAAACGGTCAAATCCACTGGATGCGCGACTATACCCGTCCAGTTATTGACGCCAGTTACTACAAAAATCCCCAGCAACGGCAGCACATT from Geitlerinema sp. PCC 9228 encodes:
- a CDS encoding PAS domain S-box protein, producing the protein MSSQNDFFHNLPCIGLVLDTAGTIRAANAYACDRLGYADTADLVGCSIFSLVAAGDRDRWAASLPLSPVEGRTNVVDLDGEVQVLASDGRSFWAKTRCRWITNCDRSDQLLLVWEEIAKCDLKISQKCQNIREIADVLPVCISYVDTQQRYIYTNQTYERWFHLSCEEIQGRHLRDVIGATAYEQVRQYVERVLAGEEVTYEDQIAYFPGGERQIRGILIPDWGDSDRVQGYYALIEDITSQKQAQVHLQQSQQLFQKIADTSPDMIYIFDLPTGCTIYANQQIEGILGYSADRVYELGIQFFPENMHPGDRHNWQAYRDRFSQVADGEVVEREFRLQTITGQTRWLRSREVILQRQRQGEPRQILGIAQNITVHKLVEIQLNQLADSEARLHTILNNTSDGIVIVDQQRKIRFLNPAAQQLFHFSREELWDWELGLPNGDTVVELEIPLPGDNLGENKVRISEVKIAQSSWSGEPAYILSLRDITERRQAEAALQESEERFRQLAEHIEGVFWLFSCRQGEFLYISPAFEKVWQRSQQSIYANAQLWENTIHSSDRQIWDSIWRKNYQGKASSCEYRIVRPNGEIRWILTRSFPVFDQQGQVYRIAGVSEDISDRKQAEEQFRENQRQLILSEQRYRLVSELTSDYSYAIRLWDDGTIALEWITNAFARITGYTPTTFSHVNKFLLVIHPEDRAIVRQRLQILRSGQSDISEYRIIAKNGQIHWMRDYTRPVIDASYYKNPQQRQHIPLLIYGAAQDITAQKQAEESLQRLRHQQELILKAAGEGICGINIKGNITFVNPAAARMLDGDVQDLMGLTLADLLVSEFPDHSDTPGWHATSETVLHPIPNFQPDQFINAIGITEGIFRRRNGSQFPVEYVYNPIYEEGVWLGGVLTFQDITERKAIERMKNEFISIVSHELRTPLTSMRGALGLLTTGKLGDLSQKGYQMVNIALRNTERLTRLINDILDIQRLESRHIQIQTSCFSIRDLLEQAADTMRGMAETAGITLEVEASEELSIHADCDLLQQVLTNLLSNAIKFSEAGTTVWLRSFAMPHENKKAVGEVCFQVEDQGAGIPPKKLETIFEPFQQVDASDSRQKGGTGLGLTICRQIIAAHGGRIWADSTLGEGSTFSFIIPVQADAG